One window from the genome of Candidatus Methylomirabilota bacterium encodes:
- a CDS encoding ABC transporter permease, producing the protein MRGFLSFLGTRLARAFVALWLVSTVVFVVMRLSGDPVPLLLPPDAPRSEIFRVRTELGLDRPLIVQYGIFLVNVARGDFGRSIHFRQPAMTVVAGYLPASLELALTAFVLAAIIAVPVGLVSAIRRNTLVDHVAMGVALVGQSAPTFFLGILLILVLSLQAGLFPTSGRGDWRHLVLPGITLGAFAMASIARLTRSAVLEVLRADFVRTARAKGVSETLVVGKHTLRNAALPIITITGLQLGQLLAGAVVTETVFAWPGIGRLAIQ; encoded by the coding sequence ATGCGCGGCTTCCTCTCGTTTCTTGGCACCCGCTTGGCGCGGGCGTTTGTCGCCTTGTGGCTCGTGTCCACCGTGGTGTTCGTCGTCATGCGGCTGTCCGGGGATCCGGTGCCGCTCCTCCTGCCTCCCGACGCGCCGCGGAGCGAGATCTTCCGCGTACGCACGGAGCTCGGCCTCGACAGGCCGCTGATCGTGCAGTACGGCATCTTCCTCGTGAACGTCGCGCGCGGTGACTTCGGCCGCTCGATCCACTTCCGCCAGCCGGCGATGACGGTGGTCGCGGGCTATCTGCCGGCGAGCCTGGAGCTCGCGCTCACGGCCTTCGTCCTCGCGGCCATCATCGCGGTCCCGGTGGGGCTCGTCTCCGCGATCCGGCGCAACACGCTCGTCGACCACGTCGCGATGGGCGTCGCGCTCGTCGGCCAGTCGGCGCCGACGTTCTTCCTCGGCATCCTCCTCATCCTCGTGCTGTCGCTGCAGGCCGGGCTCTTCCCGACCTCGGGGCGCGGGGACTGGCGCCACCTCGTGCTGCCGGGGATCACGCTCGGCGCCTTCGCGATGGCGTCGATCGCGCGGCTGACCCGCTCGGCCGTGCTCGAGGTGCTGCGCGCGGACTTCGTGCGCACCGCGCGCGCGAAGGGCGTGTCCGAGACGCTGGTGGTCGGCAAGCACACGCTGCGCAACGCCGCACTGCCGATCATCACGATCACCGGGCTCCAGCTCGGCCAGCTCCTCGCCGGCGCGGTCGTGACGGAAACCGTCTTCGCGTGGCCGGGCATCGGGCGGCTTGCCATCCAGT
- a CDS encoding ABC transporter substrate-binding protein produces MAEISRRDVLKGMAALGAAGAVAPLASPARAQTTQKRELVVAQGGDIAAFDPHMSTSANDIRVSFNVFDNLISRHPDQKLYPGLATEWKLTAPTTWTFKLRQGVKWHNGDPFSSADAKFSLERTLDPAAKVRVSTVFTSIDRIEAPDAGTLVIHTKKPDPLLPARLAFYGGQIVPKKYLEAVKADAFNLKPVGTGPVRFVSWTKDDKAVLEANPDYWGGKSDFDRMIFRAIPETAPRIASLLKGEVDVITQLPPDHGERVSGNASTRVVGALYAGLYVLAVNSKVKPLDNPLVKQGLSLAIDRDAVVKELWRRRGIVPSGPIAKGDNHFDTSLPALKYDPKEARERLKKAGYRNEEIVVETTVGYMANDKPMAEAIVGMWRDVGVNAKVEVFEYSVRAQKNRDKTFKGLWWSDPTSTLGDPDGMMWRLLGPGGPQDYWRHAEFDELGSAARFSVDEKFRGEAYKKMTRIFLEHLPWIPVVQPYEDYGLQKHVEWTPNPNQQFEIRKFNFKFRRS; encoded by the coding sequence ATGGCCGAAATCAGCCGACGTGACGTCCTGAAAGGCATGGCCGCCCTCGGCGCGGCCGGCGCCGTGGCCCCCCTTGCCTCGCCGGCTCGGGCCCAGACCACCCAGAAGCGTGAGCTCGTGGTCGCCCAGGGCGGCGATATCGCCGCCTTCGATCCGCACATGAGCACCTCGGCGAACGACATCCGCGTGTCGTTCAACGTGTTCGACAACCTGATCTCCCGGCATCCCGACCAGAAGCTCTATCCGGGGCTCGCGACCGAGTGGAAGCTCACGGCGCCCACGACGTGGACCTTCAAGCTGCGCCAGGGCGTGAAGTGGCACAACGGCGATCCGTTCTCGTCGGCCGACGCGAAGTTCAGCCTCGAGCGGACGCTCGACCCCGCCGCGAAGGTCCGCGTCAGCACGGTGTTCACGTCCATCGACCGGATCGAAGCGCCGGACGCGGGCACGCTCGTCATCCACACGAAGAAGCCGGACCCGCTGCTGCCGGCGCGGCTCGCGTTCTACGGCGGCCAGATCGTGCCCAAGAAATACCTCGAGGCGGTGAAGGCCGACGCGTTCAACCTGAAGCCGGTGGGCACGGGCCCGGTCCGGTTCGTGTCGTGGACGAAGGACGACAAGGCCGTGCTCGAGGCCAACCCGGACTACTGGGGTGGCAAGTCCGACTTCGACCGGATGATCTTCCGCGCGATTCCCGAGACGGCGCCGCGGATCGCCTCCCTGCTGAAGGGCGAGGTGGACGTCATCACGCAGCTGCCGCCCGACCACGGCGAGCGCGTGAGCGGCAACGCCTCCACGCGCGTGGTGGGCGCGCTCTACGCGGGCCTCTACGTGCTGGCCGTGAACTCGAAGGTGAAGCCACTCGACAACCCCCTCGTGAAGCAGGGGCTGTCGCTCGCGATCGACCGCGACGCGGTCGTGAAGGAGCTCTGGCGCCGGCGGGGGATCGTGCCGAGCGGGCCGATCGCCAAGGGCGACAACCACTTCGACACGTCGCTGCCGGCGCTCAAGTACGACCCCAAGGAGGCGCGCGAGCGGTTGAAGAAGGCCGGCTATCGGAACGAAGAGATCGTCGTCGAGACGACGGTCGGCTACATGGCGAACGACAAACCGATGGCCGAAGCCATCGTCGGGATGTGGCGCGACGTCGGTGTCAACGCGAAGGTCGAGGTCTTCGAATACTCGGTGCGCGCGCAAAAGAACCGCGACAAGACGTTCAAAGGACTGTGGTGGTCGGATCCGACCTCGACGCTCGGCGACCCGGACGGCATGATGTGGCGCCTCCTCGGCCCCGGCGGCCCCCAGGACTACTGGCGCCACGCTGAGTTCGACGAGCTGGGCAGCGCCGCGCGGTTCTCGGTCGACGAGAAGTTCCGCGGCGAGGCGTACAAGAAGATGACGCGGATCTTTCTCGAACACTTGCCGTGGATCCCCGTCGTCCAGCCGTACGAGGACTACGGCCTGCAGAAGCACGTCGAGTGGACGCCGAATCCGAACCAGCAGTTCGAGATCCGCAAGTTCAACTTCAAATTCCGACGAAGCTAA
- a CDS encoding aspartate/glutamate racemase family protein: MTRVRGGQNIFGHSVGILMLDTQFPRIPGDMGNAATFDFPVLYHRVRGASPDRVVRHGQRELLPAFIEGARALEREGVRAVTTNCGFLAKFQDEVAAAVSIPVFTSSLMLVPLVHRMLAPGRTVGIMTVDASSLRPEHFTGAGITKSIPTVIAGMETEKEFTRVLLDDQLELDVELARQEHLTVARRMLAAHPEIGAIVLECTNMPPYRADLQAATGLPVFDITTLVRMVHDAVSRGLPPRPA; encoded by the coding sequence ATGACCCGGGTGCGGGGCGGGCAGAACATCTTTGGCCATTCGGTCGGCATCCTCATGCTCGACACCCAGTTCCCCCGCATCCCCGGCGACATGGGCAATGCGGCAACGTTCGACTTCCCCGTGCTCTACCACCGGGTGCGGGGCGCCTCCCCGGACCGCGTGGTGCGCCACGGTCAGCGCGAGCTCCTGCCCGCCTTCATCGAGGGCGCCCGGGCCCTCGAGCGCGAGGGGGTGCGGGCGGTGACGACCAATTGCGGCTTCCTCGCCAAGTTCCAGGACGAGGTGGCGGCCGCCGTCTCGATTCCCGTCTTCACCTCGAGCCTCATGCTGGTGCCGCTCGTCCACCGCATGCTCGCGCCCGGCCGGACCGTGGGCATCATGACGGTGGACGCGTCATCGCTCCGTCCGGAGCACTTCACGGGGGCGGGGATCACCAAGAGCATCCCCACGGTGATCGCGGGAATGGAGACCGAGAAGGAGTTCACCCGCGTGCTCCTCGACGACCAGCTCGAGCTCGACGTGGAGCTGGCGCGCCAGGAGCACCTGACGGTGGCTCGCCGGATGCTCGCGGCTCATCCGGAGATCGGCGCCATCGTCCTCGAGTGCACCAACATGCCGCCCTATCGTGCAGATCTCCAGGCCGCGACGGGATTGCCGGTCTTCGACATCACCACGCTCGTGCGCATGGTCCACGACGCCGTCAGCCGGGGGCTGCCCCCACGACCCGCCTGA
- a CDS encoding tetratricopeptide repeat protein codes for MGADPSLRELAGLVSRPDGRLDLARAALTIGRWEYPALDVNAYLERLDGLARGVDGARRSTDPLGRLHRLREYLFVEQGFTGNREDYYDPRNSFLNDVLDRRQGIPITLSLVLIEVGKRLGLAVEGIGLPGHFIAGARLDDSQIFLDPFNGGALLTPESCEQLVGRVLGRRVTLTQEHYAPVSGRQLLARMLANLKAIYWQRQAWDKVVGAIDRLLVLDPKAAGEWRDRGMAWSNMGETQRGLADLERYLTEFPNTTDHEAVKGHLRKARQKLAQLN; via the coding sequence ATGGGCGCCGACCCGTCGCTCCGAGAGCTCGCCGGGCTGGTCTCACGGCCCGATGGCCGCCTCGATCTCGCCCGGGCCGCGCTCACCATCGGCCGGTGGGAGTATCCGGCCCTCGACGTCAACGCGTACCTTGAACGACTGGACGGGCTCGCCCGTGGCGTGGACGGCGCGCGGCGCTCGACCGACCCGCTGGGGCGCCTTCATCGCCTGAGGGAATACCTCTTCGTCGAGCAGGGCTTCACGGGCAATCGCGAGGACTACTACGACCCTCGCAACAGCTTTCTCAACGACGTGCTCGATCGAAGACAGGGCATCCCCATCACGCTCTCGCTCGTGCTGATCGAGGTGGGCAAGCGCCTGGGCCTGGCCGTCGAGGGGATCGGGCTGCCGGGGCATTTCATCGCGGGGGCGCGGCTCGACGATTCACAGATCTTCCTCGATCCCTTCAATGGCGGCGCCCTCCTCACTCCCGAGAGCTGCGAGCAGCTGGTGGGGCGCGTCCTCGGGCGGAGGGTGACGCTGACCCAGGAGCACTACGCGCCCGTCTCCGGCCGACAGCTCCTGGCGCGCATGCTTGCCAACCTGAAGGCCATCTACTGGCAGCGCCAAGCCTGGGACAAGGTCGTGGGCGCCATCGACCGCCTCCTCGTTCTCGATCCGAAAGCCGCAGGGGAGTGGCGGGATCGCGGCATGGCCTGGAGCAACATGGGCGAGACCCAGCGGGGCCTCGCGGACCTGGAGCGCTATCTGACCGAGTTCCCGAATACCACGGACCACGAGGCCGTGAAAGGTCACCTCAGGAAAGCGCGACAGAAGCTCGCGCAGCTGAACTAG
- a CDS encoding ferritin-like domain-containing protein yields MTAEEFVRDLDGRNQAILKRLAPDATLKPEVEGDLTVLNLLKVALRNEIEATEIAARWQVTTDDVDVKMAFARQAGDEAKHYRMIADRLRELGFEAAGFNPLAKGYGPLFQYLETLKTTVERVAAGQFTREAIAVVKNRQFIEFCDRAGDKVTATLYRDVIEPDEYFHHQLGRSLLLRFATTPDDQEAARRAAARTMSLAEEIQLAALKTAGIHHAPGC; encoded by the coding sequence GTGACGGCCGAAGAGTTCGTCCGGGATCTCGACGGGCGCAACCAGGCCATCCTCAAGCGGCTGGCCCCCGACGCCACCCTCAAGCCCGAGGTCGAGGGTGACCTCACCGTTTTGAACCTTCTCAAAGTTGCCCTGAGGAACGAGATCGAGGCGACGGAGATCGCCGCGCGCTGGCAGGTGACCACCGACGACGTGGACGTCAAGATGGCCTTCGCCCGGCAGGCGGGAGATGAGGCCAAGCACTACCGCATGATCGCCGACCGCCTGCGCGAGCTGGGATTCGAGGCGGCCGGCTTCAACCCGCTCGCCAAGGGTTATGGCCCGCTCTTCCAGTATCTCGAGACGCTCAAGACCACCGTCGAGCGGGTGGCCGCCGGCCAGTTCACCCGCGAAGCCATCGCCGTGGTGAAAAATCGCCAGTTCATCGAGTTCTGCGACCGGGCAGGGGACAAGGTCACGGCCACCCTCTACCGCGATGTCATCGAGCCGGACGAGTACTTTCATCACCAGCTCGGCCGCTCGCTGCTCCTGCGCTTCGCCACCACCCCCGATGACCAGGAAGCGGCCCGCCGGGCCGCCGCGCGCACCATGTCGCTGGCCGAGGAAATCCAGCTGGCCGCCCTCAAGACCGCGGGCATCCATCACGCCCCCGGCTGCTGA
- the def gene encoding peptide deformylase, with the protein MAILKVARLGHPVLRQPALPVPVEEIRSPEIQRLIDDMVETMREYNGAGLAAPQVHVLKQICVAEVNGNPRYPEAPNIPLTILINPVVTALTAEMEEGWEGCLSVPDMRGMVPRYAAVRLEAYDREGQRIEGELKEFFARVVQHETDHLHGVVYLDRMRDLATLTHLAEWNRYWLGHTEQDD; encoded by the coding sequence ATGGCCATCTTGAAAGTGGCTCGTCTGGGTCATCCGGTGCTGCGCCAGCCGGCCCTGCCCGTCCCCGTCGAGGAGATCCGCTCTCCGGAGATCCAGCGGCTCATCGACGACATGGTCGAGACCATGCGCGAGTACAACGGCGCGGGCCTGGCCGCTCCCCAGGTGCACGTCCTCAAGCAGATCTGCGTGGCCGAGGTCAACGGCAATCCCCGGTATCCCGAGGCGCCGAACATCCCCCTCACCATCCTCATCAATCCGGTGGTGACGGCGCTCACCGCGGAAATGGAAGAGGGCTGGGAAGGGTGTCTGTCCGTCCCCGACATGCGCGGCATGGTCCCGCGCTACGCGGCGGTGCGCCTCGAGGCCTATGATCGCGAGGGCCAGCGCATCGAGGGCGAGCTCAAAGAGTTCTTCGCCCGTGTCGTCCAGCACGAGACGGATCACCTCCACGGGGTCGTCTATCTCGACCGGATGCGCGACTTGGCGACGCTGACCCACCTGGCCGAGTGGAACCGATACTGGCTGGGCCATACCGAGCAGGACGACTGA
- a CDS encoding response regulator translates to MDDTVHNVKMLVDLLAAKGYSTLTAASGQEALERVEAERPDLVLLDVMMPGMDGYEVCRRIRANPEYGILPVVMVTALDPTRERIKGLEAGADDFLTKPVNTGELVARVRSLLRIKDLYDTVQTQAGELADLNANLEERVRAQVAQLERLGRLKRFFSPQLAELIVSGGAEDPLKSHRREITVVFVDLRGFTAFAEIAEPEEVMDVLHEYHAEMGRLILGSEGTLEHFAGDGLMVFFNDPVEMRDAEERAVRMALRMRGRVEALVPEWRRRGYDLHFGMGIAHGPATLGAIGFEGRWDYGAIGSVSNLAARLCAEAKPGQILISSRVLYKVEGLITCEPMGELTLKGFTKPIPAFNVLGLKTG, encoded by the coding sequence GTGGACGATACTGTCCACAACGTGAAGATGCTCGTGGATCTCCTCGCGGCCAAGGGCTACTCGACTCTGACGGCGGCCTCCGGCCAGGAGGCCCTCGAGCGGGTGGAGGCGGAGCGGCCGGACCTGGTGCTTCTCGACGTCATGATGCCGGGCATGGACGGCTACGAAGTCTGCCGGCGCATCCGCGCCAACCCCGAGTACGGCATCCTGCCCGTGGTGATGGTGACGGCCCTGGACCCGACCCGCGAGCGCATCAAGGGGCTCGAGGCCGGCGCCGACGACTTCCTCACCAAGCCCGTCAACACGGGCGAGCTGGTGGCCCGCGTGCGCTCGCTCCTCAGAATCAAGGATCTCTACGATACCGTCCAGACGCAGGCGGGCGAGCTCGCCGACCTCAACGCCAACCTCGAGGAGCGCGTCCGGGCCCAGGTGGCGCAGCTCGAGCGGCTGGGGAGGCTCAAGCGCTTCTTCTCGCCCCAGCTCGCCGAGCTCATCGTGAGCGGCGGCGCCGAGGACCCGCTCAAGAGCCACCGGCGGGAGATCACCGTGGTGTTCGTGGACCTCCGAGGCTTCACCGCCTTCGCGGAGATCGCCGAGCCCGAAGAGGTCATGGACGTGCTGCACGAGTACCACGCCGAGATGGGGCGGCTCATCCTCGGGAGCGAAGGCACCCTCGAGCACTTCGCGGGCGATGGTCTCATGGTCTTTTTCAACGATCCGGTCGAGATGCGTGATGCCGAGGAGCGGGCCGTGCGCATGGCCCTCCGCATGCGAGGCAGGGTGGAGGCCCTCGTGCCCGAGTGGCGGCGGCGCGGCTATGACCTGCACTTCGGCATGGGCATCGCGCATGGACCGGCCACCCTCGGCGCCATCGGCTTCGAAGGGCGCTGGGACTACGGCGCCATCGGCTCGGTCTCGAATCTGGCCGCGCGCCTCTGCGCCGAGGCCAAGCCCGGCCAGATCCTGATCTCCTCCCGCGTGCTGTACAAGGTCGAAGGACTCATCACGTGCGAGCCGATGGGGGAGCTGACTCTCAAGGGATTCACCAAGCCCATCCCCGCCTTCAATGTCCTGGGACTCAAGACCGGGTAG